CTCCATGCAATAACCTGTTTCAGCACAAGGGGTATTTAAATTTAGCCTCTTAGTATTCATAGGTGTTATATGTTTTATTCTTTTCAAGGCACTATCAAGATCTGCAACAATCTTATTAATTCCTGCTATTATTAAAACTTTTTTTGGCCCAAAAATCATAGCAGCTACTCTATTACCTATGCCATCTACATTAACAAGCTTACCATCCAATGTGATTGCATTTGATGAGGTAATAAAAAGATCAACTGTTAACTCCTTTCGTCTTACTTCATGTTTCTCTTCAGCTGTTAGATTAGGATCGTTGTGGTTAAAAACTTTTTTGTTATACATATTTACTACATCTAAAATCATTAAATCATGTAAGACTGTTATTGATCCACCAAAACCAATGGTATCATTTTTTTTTATTATATCCTCGATATAAGATATGGCACCCATTCTATCATCATAATAACAAGCTTTGAAATTATTCTTTCTTAGAGATTCAACAGCTCTTTCGGCAAGTTTTTTATTAAACCAAATCTTTATCTCTCTCATAAAAA
This genomic stretch from Deferribacterota bacterium harbors:
- a CDS encoding lactate utilization protein produces the protein MREIKIWFNKKLAERAVESLRKNNFKACYYDDRMGAISYIEDIIKKNDTIGFGGSITVLHDLMILDVVNMYNKKVFNHNDPNLTAEEKHEVRRKELTVDLFITSSNAITLDGKLVNVDGIGNRVAAMIFGPKKVLIIAGINKIVADLDSALKRIKHITPMNTKRLNLNTPCAETGYCMECNSKDRICNATTILEKKPSNSDIEIVVIGESLGF